The Deltaproteobacteria bacterium genomic interval ATAGTCCTTTTGCGCAATCTCGTAGAGCTTTTCCATCGCCATGTACTCCTGGGAACCGGCCAGCATGCTGGAGAGGTGCTGGTAGAGACGGTTCGCCAGGATTGCCTCGCGCACCGACCGGGAAGGGGAATATTTTTCGATCAGGGCATCGAAAGTCCGCTTGGTATCGAGCATCATGGCGTCCAGAAATCCCCCTTGAAGGGGGATCTTCTGCGGCTCATCTGAAAGGGTATCTAGCCCCATGGCGCTAGCGAGTCGCCTGGCTGGATCGATCGTCAGGACGATTGTCTTTTTGCCGCGCCGGGCCGCCTCCAGGGCGATCGCCGCCGCTGTCGTCGTCTTGCCGACGCCGCCGCTCCCGCAGCAGATCAGGATCTTTTTTTCTTCCACCAATTTGACAAGTGGGGATGTCACGGTTGGTCCCCCTTTTCGACCCAACGACTCAACTCCCGAATCTCTTTTAACCCGAAAGAGTCGGAAAAAAGAAAAGGGAGCCTGATAAAAGAGGCCCGGGGGAGTTCTTTTTTGAGTTCTTCACAGGCCTCCTGAACAAGAGAGGCTTTTTTTTGACGGACCCGTGCCGCCGCAACGAGAGGGTAAAGAGGCGACTTTTTCGAAATCGGATCACTCCAGCTTTCAAAGAGAGACTCCTCCTTTCCCGAAAACAGGGGGTCCACCACCCCATTGATAAAAACGGGGCCCAAAGGGATTTTTAATTTCTCCCGGCTTAAAGAGGCCATCTCAATCGTCTCCTTGATCGGCATCTCCTCGGGCAAGGTGACCAGACAAAGCAATGTTTGTTCCGGATCCTGCAGGAGACCGGCAATTTTTTCGGCGTTCTCCTTCAACGGACCAACCCGAACCGCACTGGCCACGATGCCAGGGACTTGAAGGAGTGAAACCCCGTGACCGGTCGCCGGGGCATCCACCACGACGCAGTCATAACGGGAAACGAGGGAATAGATCTTGCCCAAGCTCATCAGTTCCGACAGTCCCGGTGTCGCATCCAGAAAATAACGGACAAACCGGTTTTCAAAAACAGCCGTGTAGAGCGACCGGTATTTGATCTGGCTCAAGACATACTCTTCAAACGCCTTCTTGGGAGAGATGTTGATCGCCTGCAGGTTCGGGAGGAGTGGTGTCTCTTCAGGACCAAAGGGGGAGCGGCCAAAGAGGTGGGCCACCTGGTCCTGGGACTGGATCTCGGCCAGGAGCACCTTTTTTTTCTGCTTCGCCAGGGAGAGGGCCAGGGCGGCACTCAGCGTGGTTTTGCCAACACCCCCCTTCCCGCTGACAATGAGGAGTTTGGGCGGATCCATCATGAAGGGTATTTACTTCTCGTACTTTTTCAGCCTTCTTTCCAGCTCTTCGATCTTTTTGTGAAGATTACGGACTTCCGACTGGACGGAAGGGATAGAAGAAACAGATTCAATCGTCGTTTTCAACTTCTCATCAATAAAATCTTTAATGGTCCGTTCCGCCTCATCCTTCACGTGGGAAATGGAACTGACGCCGGTTTCGATCGAATTATGGACAAAGGAGGCGATCTTTTCACCGCCGCTTCCGATGATATTCTTGAGGGTTTCGATGGGTAAAAGACTCCTCTTCTTTTTTTCCTGTTCAAAAATAATCTGTGTCAGGGTTACCGAGGTCATGTCTTCGCCGTTCTTGTTGTCGACCACTTTGATATCTTCCCCCGCACGGATGAGCCCGGCAATATCGTCCAGGGTAACATAGCAACTCTGCGCCGTATCATAGAGCTTGCGGTTCTGGTACCGTTTGATGGTCCTCGTTTTTAAGGTCATGAGGCGATTTTCTCCGCGCGCAGGGAAGAGGATTGCAGAGCCCCTTCCTCCCCCGCATTTTCCAAAACCTTCTTGATTGACAAAAGGACATCCATCTTGAAGCGATTTTTTTCGGTGGCACTCTCTTGCGAGGTTCGCGCCAGCTCTCCATTGATAACACCAATAATGGAAGAAATGACCTTCTGGCGGATCTCGTGAAATTCCTCTTCCTCTTCATGCGGAATCTGGCTCACGACCCGATGAAGGACTCTTTGAAGGTTGGCAATCAAAAAACCTAAGGCCTGTTTATTGTCTATCGTTGTCTGATTAACTGTCCGGCCGGCGAGCTCGAGCACCTCCCCGACAGCCAGAAGGATCTCCCGCGTTGCCTTTAAAACATGGGCCCTGGCGTTACCCAGTTTGGAAAAATTCCCCAAAAGAAGGGTCAGATCGAGGAGGGAGGCGGCCATTATTTCGGCTCCTCGTCCTTTTTCTCCGGTTTGTTGTCGGGTTGGACCGCCTTCTTGAAATTTTTGAGGGCCTGCCCTATCGCCCCGCCGACGGTCGGCAGTTTACCGGCCCCGAACACCACCAGGACAATGACCAGGATAATGGCCAGTTCCCACGGCCCCAGCCCGGCAAAACCGGCCTGGCGGATTGGAAAATCAATGGCAAGACTTCCAAGGAGGTGCGTCATCAATTAAGCCCGACCGCGTCGTAACATACCCCCCCAAGGGGGGCAACCGTTTTTTTATTGGTCTATCAGGGAACAGCCAGCTAGTGGCAGAGCGCCTCCTGAACCAGGGTTTCCTCCAGAACCTGTTGTGGAACCTTCATTATCATTGGCACCACTGGTAGTATCACCGGCAGGGGCCGATTGGTCCGGCTCCGGTTTTTTGGGCTCCTCAGGGATTCCCGGCCCTGGATTTTCCCCATCCTTGACGCAATCCCCCTGGGTATCCCCTTGGGCCAAATGGGCTTCCACGGCGGCCGAAGCGACGCAAATTTCGTGTTGTTGTGGCCTCCCTGCCAAGTGGCAAAGGGTAACCTTCCCCTCTTTGCAGACCGGTTTTCCGCTCCCTTTATCCTCGTGATTACAGGGATCCCCCTCGTTGTCCTGTAGTGAACCGTCGGCGCAATCGTTGTGGTTGCAAACGTCCCCGACGGCGTCCTCGAGTGAAAGATCGGGGCAATCGTTAGGAACACAGGCATCGCCGACCGCATCCCCCGGCGAACCGTCAAAACAGTCTTCATGATTGCAAACATCCCCAGCCCCATCCTGAAGCGAACCGTCGGCGCAATCATTGTGGAGACAAGGATCCCCCAGATTGTCGCGCAATGTGAAGTCGGAACAGTCGGAATGATTGCAGGCATCCCCCACGGTATCGCGCAAACTCAAGTCGGGACAGTCATCGTGGTTACAAGGGTCTCCCACTTCATCATTCGGTTCGAAGGGACAGGAGTCTGACTCGTCGGCCACGCCATCCGCATCCTCGTCATGATTGCAGGGATCGCTGACAAGGTCGTACGGGGTCCCGTTCGGACAGTCACTATGATTACAGGGATCCCCCTCGTTATCCTGTAGCGAACCATCAACACAATCCGTATGATTACAGGGCTCGCCGACCGCATCCTGCAATGAGAGGTCGGCACAATCGTTGTGGACACAGGCCTCCCCTGTTGCATCGACCGGGGAACCATCGGCACAATCCCCATGATTACAGGGCTCGCCGGCAACATCTTGCAGGGAACCGTCGGCACAATCGTTATGCAGGCAGGAATCTCCGGTGCTATCCTGGGCAGAACCGTCGGCACAATCATTGTGATCGCAAACATTACCCGCGGTATCCTGTTCCGAGAAATCAGGACAATCATTGTGAATACAAGGATCTCCTAACGGGTCTTCCAGAGAGAGGTCGGCGCAATCATTATGAACGCAGGAATCCCCAACCCCGTCCTGCCAGGAACCATCCTCACAATCGTCGTGATTACACGCATCACCCACACTATCTTGTGAAGAACGATCGGCACAGTCGTTTGGATTGCAGGGATCACCGATCCCATCATCGGCTATAAAAGGGCAGGAATCATCGCTGTCGGCGATGCCATCGTTATCTTCGTCATGATCGCAGACCTCCCCCACACCATCTTGTGCCGACCGATCAGAACAGTCGTTGTGATTGCAGGCGTCCCCCACAGAGTCGCGCGTTGAGAGATCAGAGCAATCATTGTGGTTGCAAGGATCCCCCACGGCGTCATTCAGATCAAACGGGCAGGCATCCGAAATGTCCGGAGCCCCATCATTGTCGTCATCCGGCTCGCAAACATCGCCGTAGGGATCGCCATCAAAATTGGCCTGATCGGGATTCGGCTGTAACAGGCAATTATCTTGATCAAACGGAACCTCATCCCCGTCTCCGTCATAGTCTGCCGGGAGATCGCTCAAGTTCAGGATCTGTCCGGTGTCGGTCAAGACAAAGATAAGGTTGGCGCTCCCGGCAGACCATGGATCAGGCAGGGCTCCGGTTAAAGTCGTACCATTGATGTTCAAAGAACGGTGGATTATCGCCTGATCCCCGTCACGAGAAGCGGCCCAATCGCTTTCACCGGCGCTGGCATAAACCTTATGGTAGGAGGCATTCATCTGATAAATGCCGGGCGACACACCCTCAAAGAGCACCGGGAAGCCACTCCGCCCGTCATTCCACCATTCATCCGACGACGACATATCGGAAATAACGGAAAGCACTGGCCGGTCGGAGGTCACGTAGATATCAAATGTTCCTGGGTTGGCCCCTGGATAGACCATTGGCACCGCCGGTTGAACAGGGAGGGAGGTGGCATCCAGCACCCGTCCATCCGGCATCACCATCACCATCAAATGCTGATGGCCCGAATCATCCATCAGAGGATGCGTCAACGGAACCCCATTGGCCGAAAGCCCCCAGAGAATGGTCTGATTATCGGTCATCCAACCGGATTCCGGACAGCTCCCCTCCTCGTTGGAACAGGCCGACACCCGATAGAGTCCCGGCGGGACGTTATCAAAGACCGCCTCCGGGCCGGAGTGGTACTCGGCCGCCTCCCACCAAACCGGTCCATGCATTTCAGAGATAGCGAAGCTGAGCGACTTCTCACCGGTGATCACGACCCGCAGCGTCCCTGGGGTACTCCCTTGAACAGTGTCCACGACGCCATCCTGGTTCAGATCGGGGGGGACCGAAGAGGCGTCATGCGGGTTTGTCGCAAAATAAATCTCCGTGAAGTCATAAAAACCGTCATTGTCATCATCCCAGTCGACATTGTCCCCCAAACCGTCCCCATCGGTATCGACCGATTCGTTCGGGTCAAGTGGGAATTGATCGGAGTTATCCGCCACACCATCTCCATCTTCATCATGGTTGCAGGGATCACCAATCCCATCCTGGGTCGAGAGATCGGCACAGTCGTTATGATTACAGGCATCACCAATCGCATCACGCACTGAAAGGTCGGCACAGTCATTGTGATTACAGGCATCACCAACGGTATCGGGCATCGAACGATCGGCACAGTCGTTGTGGTTGCAGGCATCACCAATCGCATCCTGGGCTGAAAGATCAGAGCAATCACCGTGATTACAGGCATCACCAATCGCATCCTGGGCTGAAAGATCAGAGCAATCACCGTGATTACAGGGCTCACCAACGGCATCTTGAGCCGAGAGATCAGAGCAGTCATTGTGGTTGCAGGCATCACCGATCCCATCCTGGGCCGAAAGATCGGCACAGTCATTGTGATTACAAGCATCACCAACGGTATCGGACATCGAACGATCGGCACAATCGTTGTGATTACAGGGATCACCAACATTATCGTTCGGGTCAAACGGGCAGGCGTCTTGAAGATCCGGAATGCCATCGCCATCGGTATCGAGCGTTGGCGGAATCGTCACGGTCTTCTGAAGACGATTCCCCATCGCATCGTAGGTGTAGGTCACGGTAATGCCGTTGCTGTAGGTGATTCCTGTAATCCGACCGAGATCGTCACGGGCATAAGAAAGCGTGGCCGCCTCTCCCCCATGCGGGTTCAGGAAAAGAAAAAACAGGGCCATGGCAAAAAATTTCTTCATCATGAACTCACTTGGCTCCTGAAGCCCTCCCTCCCCCTAAATCCGGGGTCGACCAAAGATTGTTAACCATCCTGTTAGCCGATGGGTTGACAACAAGACTGCCATAAAATTCATTGGGGACAAACGGGGCGTTCCTGATCGTCCCGCCAGCCGCCTGAACCGTCGACTGGAAGCTCGGCGAGACCCCCTTGCCGTACTCCACATAATAATTCGGTACGATAGTTCCCGGATAACTGGTCTTCAATTGGGTATCGGAAAGATAGGACCCTGGTGTGGTCAGGATCTGGAGCTGTTTGCCGTCATGCCCTGAAGGGGCAGATTTTAAGGTGGAAGCCCCCGATTTGATCTCATAGAGGTCGATCGTCCCTCCCTGCAGAGATTGGGGATTCAAAGAATCAGGCTCATACCACCCCGGCTGACCAGGGGCATAAACCTTGTAACGGCCGTTAGTATTCGGTTCAAGACCCATATTATTCAATGTGCCCTCTTCAACATAATTACCACGCGCCTTGGGATCACCAATCTTGATCTTGCTAGAGAGATATCCAGTCCCGCCTCCTATCACCGTACTCATTCCTATCGAGTTGTAATTGTAGTCAAACGGTTCTTGGACACCTGTAGCCATATTCAACGTCTGTGTTGAGGCATCACTCACACCCCCTCCCACAGCGCCGCCGACGATCACATTCCCCCCGGTGACAAGAGTCGTCACACCACCGGCACAGCCGCCAATGGTGTTCCCCGCGTAAGTCTGCCAGCTGGATACGGAGGGTTCCCAATTCCAGATGCTTGTTGCTATGTCGGCAACGCCGGTTCCAACGAACCCAAAGGCTCCTCCGACCGCACAAGCTCCAGCAATAGCCTCTACCACGCAACCATCCCAAAGGCAGTTTCCGGAGGGATCGATATTCTGAACCGGATCCCCCTTCCCATAGGCATAAAGATTCAAACCGGCGGAATATCCCAACGGATCCCTCGAAATAAACCGTCCGGCGACCGGATCATAGTAGCGGGCCCGCATGGAGTAGAGACCGGTCGGGTCATTCTGGACACCAAACTTTCCGACAAACTGGAATGGATTAGCGGTTGTCCCGGTTTTTCTGTTCGGTCGGCCTAGCTCGTCATAGAGGTACTGATCCGTCACCGTCCCGGAAGGGTCAGAGAGGGCGACCGTTGAACCAAGCGGGTCATACTGGTAGAATCGTACCTGCGATCCATCAGCACTGATCTGACTTGCCAGCCCCAGGCCATAAACATAATAATTCTGTATCGCACCGGCGCTATCCGCCTCCGCAACGACATCAGGAAGCCCCCGGTTGTCATCAACCAGGAATTGCGTCGTCTCGCCATTTTGTGTGAGAGAGGTCCGGTTGCCGTCACCATCATAACCGAGGACCACCGTCCCTGCAGCGCTGGTCACCTCACTCAACTGGTCTTTGGCATCGAAGGAATAGGAAATGCCGCCGCCAGAGATCAGATTCCCGTTCAAATCATAATCAAAATTGAGCGGACCCAGTGTCAGGAGTTCATTCTCCTCATTGTAGGTGGCGCCCACCTCCTCCGGGCTAATCCAGGGAGTCAGCG includes:
- a CDS encoding thrombospondin type 3 repeat-containing protein, whose protein sequence is MMKKFFAMALFFLFLNPHGGEAATLSYARDDLGRITGITYSNGITVTYTYDAMGNRLQKTVTIPPTLDTDGDGIPDLQDACPFDPNDNVGDPCNHNDCADRSMSDTVGDACNHNDCADLSAQDGIGDACNHNDCSDLSAQDAVGEPCNHGDCSDLSAQDAIGDACNHGDCSDLSAQDAIGDACNHNDCADRSMPDTVGDACNHNDCADLSVRDAIGDACNHNDCADLSTQDGIGDPCNHDEDGDGVADNSDQFPLDPNESVDTDGDGLGDNVDWDDDNDGFYDFTEIYFATNPHDASSVPPDLNQDGVVDTVQGSTPGTLRVVITGEKSLSFAISEMHGPVWWEAAEYHSGPEAVFDNVPPGLYRVSACSNEEGSCPESGWMTDNQTILWGLSANGVPLTHPLMDDSGHQHLMVMVMPDGRVLDATSLPVQPAVPMVYPGANPGTFDIYVTSDRPVLSVISDMSSSDEWWNDGRSGFPVLFEGVSPGIYQMNASYHKVYASAGESDWAASRDGDQAIIHRSLNINGTTLTGALPDPWSAGSANLIFVLTDTGQILNLSDLPADYDGDGDEVPFDQDNCLLQPNPDQANFDGDPYGDVCEPDDDNDGAPDISDACPFDLNDAVGDPCNHNDCSDLSTRDSVGDACNHNDCSDRSAQDGVGEVCDHDEDNDGIADSDDSCPFIADDGIGDPCNPNDCADRSSQDSVGDACNHDDCEDGSWQDGVGDSCVHNDCADLSLEDPLGDPCIHNDCPDFSEQDTAGNVCDHNDCADGSAQDSTGDSCLHNDCADGSLQDVAGEPCNHGDCADGSPVDATGEACVHNDCADLSLQDAVGEPCNHTDCVDGSLQDNEGDPCNHSDCPNGTPYDLVSDPCNHDEDADGVADESDSCPFEPNDEVGDPCNHDDCPDLSLRDTVGDACNHSDCSDFTLRDNLGDPCLHNDCADGSLQDGAGDVCNHEDCFDGSPGDAVGDACVPNDCPDLSLEDAVGDVCNHNDCADGSLQDNEGDPCNHEDKGSGKPVCKEGKVTLCHLAGRPQQHEICVASAAVEAHLAQGDTQGDCVKDGENPGPGIPEEPKKPEPDQSAPAGDTTSGANDNEGSTTGSGGNPGSGGALPLAGCSLIDQ
- a CDS encoding ArsA family ATPase yields the protein MMDPPKLLIVSGKGGVGKTTLSAALALSLAKQKKKVLLAEIQSQDQVAHLFGRSPFGPEETPLLPNLQAINISPKKAFEEYVLSQIKYRSLYTAVFENRFVRYFLDATPGLSELMSLGKIYSLVSRYDCVVVDAPATGHGVSLLQVPGIVASAVRVGPLKENAEKIAGLLQDPEQTLLCLVTLPEEMPIKETIEMASLSREKLKIPLGPVFINGVVDPLFSGKEESLFESWSDPISKKSPLYPLVAAARVRQKKASLVQEACEELKKELPRASFIRLPFLFSDSFGLKEIRELSRWVEKGDQP
- a CDS encoding twin-arginine translocase TatA/TatE family subunit, which encodes MTHLLGSLAIDFPIRQAGFAGLGPWELAIILVIVLVVFGAGKLPTVGGAIGQALKNFKKAVQPDNKPEKKDEEPK